Genomic segment of Desulfobacterales bacterium:
TTTATCCGCAAGGTAATGTTCATTAAATATGCCATGACCTTTATCTGCCTGCCCGGCGGGTTCGGCACCCTGGATGAGATGTTCGAGGCGCTTACCCTGATCCAGACCCGGCGGATCAAGCCGTTCCCCATTATCCTGGTGGGCAGCGAGTTCTGGGGCGGGCTGCTCGACTGGATCAAGGAAAAGATGCTTTCGGTCAACAATATCGATGCGGATGACATGTTGATTTTCAGCCTGATGGACGATCCCGATGAAATCGTCGCCCATATCCGGAAAACCGTTATCCTTTAGGGGCGGCCCGGCGTGGTTAAGACCATGATTGTTCAACTAGCCGATATTATCCTGCTTTTAAACGGAAGCTCAGGGGGGAAGGTATGGCACAGATTGATGCTTTTTTTAAGTTGATGAACGAACAGGGCGCTTCGGACCTGCACATGGTGTCCGGTCAGCAGCCCTTTCTTCGGATCCGCGGCGACATTGAGCCGGTGAAGTATAAGATCATGGAGAACGAAGAGCTGAAGGCGATGCTCTACGAGATCTGTCCGGAGGAGAAGATCAAGATCTTCGAGGAAACCGGGGACGTTGATTTCGGCTATGAGATCCCGGGACTTGCCCGCTATCGCGCCAACTTTTTCTTGCAGAGAAAAGGGATTGCCGCGGTTTTTCGCGAGATTCCCACCAACATCCTTACCTGTGAGCAACTGGGGCTGCCGTTGGTGGTCGAAAAGCTGGCTACCCTGCCCAAGGGGCTGGTCCTGGTCACCGGCCCCACCGGCAGCGGCAAATCAACCACCCTGGCGGCAATTATCGACAAGGCCAACCGGACCCGCAAGGATCATATCCTGACCATTGAGGACCCGATCGAGTTTGTCCACCAGAGCCGGATGGCCGTGGTCAACCATCGGGAGATCGGCACCCATACCAAGAGCTTTTCCGCGGCCCTGCGCGGGGCGCTCCGCGAGGATCCCGACATCATCCTGGTCGGCGAGATGCGTGACCTGGAAACAATTTCCCTTGCCATGGAGGCGGCGATGACCGGACATGTGGTCTTCGGCACCCTGCATACCCTGAACGCCTCAAAGACCGTGGACCGGGTTATTGAGATTTTTCCCGCCGACCAGCAGGAACAGGTGCGCTCCACCCTGGCCGATGCCCTGAAGGCGGTTATCTCTCAGACCCTGTTCAAGCGGCGCGACATCAAGGGCCGGGTCGCGGCCCTTGAAATCCTCATCTGCACCTCGGCGGTGCGCAACCTTATCCGGGAGGGCAAGACCTATCAGCTGCCGTCTGTTATGCAGACCGGCAAGAAGTTTGGCATGCAGACCCTGGACGATGCTATCCTGGAGCTTGTAAAGAAGACCTGGATAAGCCCGGAGGATGCCTACATCAACTGTATCGACAAGGTCAAGTTTCTGCCCTACCTGAAACACGGCGCCGACGATTTTATCGATGTCTGACGAACCGGACCGTCAGCCGGATTTGTACCAACAGGCCCGCGGCCGACCATGCCGCGGGCCTATTGTGTTTTGAGATGTCCGCTACAGACGAGACTGTTTCTTTCGTCGGCAGTACATGTAATGGCGCCCTGTTTGAAAGTCATCAGACCTTTGATTCCCTGTTGTCGGCTCCGTTGCGCCAACCGGGCGGCAGTGGTTGCGGCCTGATGGGAATTGCCGCTGGAGATAAGAAGATATTCGGGTGACACGGCGTTGATGAATGATTGACTGTTGGATGTCCTGCTGCCGTGATGCGGCGAGAGCAGGACATCCGCCTTCAGGTCGCGGTGTTGTTCGATAAGCTTGAGTTCCCTTTCCCTGTCGATATCGCCGGGGAAGAGAAAGGAGGCGAATCCGGTCTCCAGTTTGAGTACCATGCCTTCCTGGTTCGGGTTCGCGCCGGGCCTGCCCTGGTGTTGTTCCGGCTCCGGCCCAGGGGGATTTTGCGGTTGGCCGAAATTGGCCAGACAGAAGAGTCGCGCATTGTTGCTTTCCAGAAGCAGGTCCCCGGCTCCGGCCACTCTTTGTTCTATCCCCCGCCTTCTTGCCTGTTCCAGCATTTTTTTATATCCCGGTTCCGCCCTGGTTTTGCCGTTTGTCCACAAGGTGTCCGGCCTGAATCGGTCAATGATGAAAGGGAGGCCGTTGTAGTGGTCCGCATGGGGATGGGAGACAATTATCCCGTCAAGACCGAGAACCCGGTGCTGCCAGAGAAAGGGAGCAATGATGTCCCGGCCGACATTGAAGCGGGCTGACGTCGGGCCGCCGCCGTCCAGGAGAACGGTCCGTCCTCCGGGAAACTCGATCAGGGTGCTGCTGCCCTGACCGACATCAAGCTGGGTGACCGTGGTGGTGGTCGTGAACTTTCTATGTAACTGGATTCCTGCTTCAATGCCGACGGTGGCACTGATACAGAGCAGGGCAATCAGCAGGAGGCGCCGGCCGCGCATGGTCAACAGGGCGAAGATGAACAGGTAATAGAGCGCGATTTCCGGAATGGTCGGTGCGGGCAGCCATAATACGGCCCAGGGGAAGTGGGTGCTCAGAAAACCGCAGAGAGCGGCCCCGGCCGTCAATCCCAGGCTGCCGAGCTTGATAAGGGCGACCGCCGCCGCCGGTGAGACCAAATGCAGGGTGATTGCGGCCAGACCGATGGTCAGCGACCAGATGCAGAGCAGGGGTTCCACCAGCAGGGTGGCAAGCGGGCCGAGCAGGGAAATACGGTGGAAATGATAGGCGAGAAAGGGAGCGATTCCGACGAGCACCACGGTGGAGATAAGGAGCCCGGCCAGGGCCCAGTCCTGCCATAACGGCCGGGCCGGGGTCGGCGCGGTTGTCTTTTCCTCCCTGCCGGCCGGGAAATAGCGGGGCTGACAGGCAGTGAACAGGGCGATGGCCAGTACCGCCCCGAAAGAAAGCTGAAATGAGGCGCTGAACAGGCTTAAGGGGTGAAGAATGAGAACGATAAACGCGGCCAGGGCCAGGTTGGGGAGCAGGGATTTTCGGCAATCAAACAGCAGGGCCAGGACAACCACCGCGGCCATGAGCAGTGCCCGGGTCACCGGGATGTTCAGTCCGGCGATAAAGGCATAGCCGGTCACGGGAAACAGGGTGATCAGGGCGGCGATTTTTTTGGCCCGAAAGCGCAGCAGGAGCCAGGTGGATTGACCCAGCAGCCGGGAAAAGATGACATAGAAAAGGAAAGCCAGCAGGCCGAGATGGAGTCCGGAAATGGCAAGCAGGTGCGTGCACCCGCTGTTCTGGAATGAGTCCCGGATATCGGCTGGGATGTCGGATTTGTCGCCGATGAGAATCGCCTTGTACAGTCCCCGGGTGCGCGGATCCAGATTCCGGTCCAGAAAGCGGGCTATCCGGTAGCGGGCCCGTTCCGCTTGAAACCTGATGGCATGGGAGGGGGGCGGCCGGCCCGGAAGCAGATCCGGGAGCAAGGTGATATTGGCCGGGGTGGTGATCCAGCCGCTGACCCAGAGTCCCTGCCGGGCAAAAAAAGTTTTCAGATTGAATGCGCCGGGGGTGGCAAGGAAAGAGATCGGCGACAACTGGGCCCTTGCCGTCAGGCGGCGGCCCGGGGTCAACTTCTCCATTGGTTCGCCTTTCAGGGTGAGGCGGACCAGGCCGGTCGCCTTGCGGACTGTATCGGGATCGGCCGGGAAGATGAGATATTCCGCCTCAATCAGCATTACGGTTTTTGGACCGGTGTCCGGGTCGGTGATTCTGCTGGGCGCCCGGATAAGAGTCCCGGAAACGGCCACCGTCTGGCGGGTTGTAATTTGGTTGCGGACATGATGTAGTGCGGTTGGCGGGTCAAGATACGGGCCGGCGTGAATGAGGCCGACCAGGAAGAAGAAGGGAAAGAGGAGCAGGGTCCCCATGGCTTGGGCCTTGCCCTTGCGGCTGAATAAGATCGCCGCGGCCAGGAAGAGGGCAATCACCAGGACAATGGTGTTGTCTTCGGGCGATATTGCCTGGGCCGCGGCGATTCCGGCGCTAAAGGCAACAACCGCCAGCAGCAGCAGATGGCTGGAGCGCCCGGAGAGCGGAAAGGGGGTCTTGTCAGGTCCGTTTGCCATTGGCCACTGGTCCTGTCGCCGTCTTGCCGTTGGTAGTTATGTATTGTTTATACGAAAGTCACCATCAATCGCGGTCCTTGCCATGCCCTGTTATTGTCCAGCCTTGCTGGTTGGTAACCGCCATCAGGGACGAAGTCCCGGCAGATTCCTCCGGGATTTATATCTCGCTCTGATACAGGCGCCGGAGCAGGGTGATCTTCTTTTGCGCTTCAGCCGGCAGGGTGATCCGGTATTTTTCCAGGTACTCGGCGGCAACGCGGTGGGTATTGAATATAGGGGCGTTGAGGGCGAGGTTCCTGAAGCTTTTGTCCAGATACTGCGGCCGCAATTCCGGATCGTAGAAGGTTTTAAGGATTTCGGGGAAGAGACGGTAAAAGGCGGCGGAATCCTCGGCATAGAGCAGGGCTGCCGGGTCCTCGCTCAGTCCCTCTTCATGGAAAGCTCCTTCGTGGCCGAATTTCCAGCCGGTGGCCCCGTCATGAAATCCTTCAGCCCACCAGCCGTCCATAATGCTGATGTTGGGGACCCCGTTCAAGGCCGCCTTCATCCCGCTGGTGCCGCTGGCCTCCAAGGGACGTTTCGGATTGTTGAGCCAGGCATGCACACCCGCCACCATCAGTTTGGCGATTTTCATATCATAGTTCGGGATAAAGACCAGCTTGGCCAGGCCCTGGCTTTTTTTGAACAATTTCTCCTGGGAGTCGAGGATAAGCTTGATCACCGACTTGCCGGGTTCGTCCGCGGGATGGGCCTTGCCGGCAAAGAGGAAATTGACCGGTTTGCCCAGGGAGACGATTATTTCGGCCAGGGCGTCGATGTCTTCGAATATCAGATCCGGCCGTTTATAGGTGGAGAAGCGTCGGGCAAAGCCAATAGTGAATGCCGCGGGGTCAAGGGGTTGCTCCTTCTCATCAAGGAATGAGAGAAAATTGGGCGGGTCGATCCAGGTCTCGTGGACCTGCAACCGGTGGCGATGCAGCATGGCGTTGACATATTCGGTGAGCCTGATGCTGTCCCGGGCCCAGGCCCTTTCCAGGGCGGTCCGGAATCTATGGTTCATGATGAGTGAGTCCGTGTTGGCAAACACACTGGGATCATGCCGCCAGTTGTCAAGCTCGGGAAAGCCGTCAAAAACCTCGGCCCGGGCATCGCTGATCCAGGTAAGGTGGTGAACCCCGTTGGTAATGGCGGTGATTTTCTCCGCATACTCCGGGAACTGGTGCCTGGTCACGTCCCGGTGCAGACGGCTCACGCTGTTGGTCGCCCGGTTGACCTTCATCGCCATGGCAGTGAAGTTATAGGACGACGGCGTTGTCTTGTCCCGGGCCAGGAGATTGAGACAGCGCAGGCAGAAGCGATGACTGATACCGGCGTAGACCGTTTTGGTGAACCGGTCGTGGCCGGCGGCCACCGGCGTATGGATGGTGTAGATAACATTTTCCGAGACGGTGTCGGCCGCGGCGAGTATATCCTCGTCCGTGGCGAGTTTTTGAAAGTCCGGGCCAATGGTTTCCAGGAGCTGATCGGCGAGGAGTTGGAGGATAACCACCACGCCATGCTGTTCGTTGAGATGGAGGGTTTTTGCGGTGAGGCCGAGAAGTTTCGTCAGTTGGTGGATTCCAGCCCCCAGCATTCGCCGCTGGATCGCCTTCATCCGTTCCGAGCTGCTGTCATAGAGACGGTCGGCGGCCCGGCGGATCCATTCCGGCGAGTTGGGTCCGCTGTAGTCAAGAAGGAACTCCGGGATAAAGAAATCTAGGTTCTCATTGATCTCCAGCTTTACCCAGATCCGGGCATAGGCCATGCTCACCCGGTCATTTTCGTCAAAGAACGGGATTTCAAGTTCAAGGGGCCGATCAGGAAACCCCGGGTTCCTGAGCAGGTAGAGCCCCGGGGTTTTTTCCGGTTCCCAGTGGGTGGCCCAGATGACCTGGCCGATCCGGGAGTCGACCATCTGGGAGAAATACCCCTTCCGGTAGAGCAGGGAAACGGCTGCCACCGGAATCTTGCATGCGGCGAAGCTTTTCAGGGTGTCTCCGGCCAGCACCCCGAGGCCGCCGCTGTAGTTGGGGATTTTTTCCGGGCCGTGCAGGTGGCGCATGATAAAGCCGTCCAGCAAGGGGTCGCTGCTGTTGCTGATTTTCAACTCCTGGAGCCTGGACTTGACCGGATTAAAGACATCAAGATCAGCGCCGATTTCCATGCTGATATAGATAACCGAGTTGCCATCCGGCGAGGTAAGGTTGCCCCACACCTGATCAAACACCTTCTGGGATATCCCGAAGAAAGTTCCGAGGTCATTGGTGGCGAGCAGATCGCGTAAAATTTCTTCCTTGTTCAGGGGATGGTTTTCCTGGGTTTGCATGTCGTTGTTGCAGTGTTTGCAGTAATAAATAATGAATTTTTCGGGCCACCCGGCATCGGGACGGGAACGCCCCGGGGAAGAGACCCTGTTGCCTTGAAAGAATAAACTCTAATTAATCAAAAAGACATTGAATTTTCAGGCGGTCTTCTTTATGGTAGACCAACGTTTGGTAGTAGATATGGAGCGTTCCGGTTGTCCGTCTATACTTTTTTCAAATAATTTACAAGATTTTTTTCATGACCCGATACTGGTGCGAGGAGGAGTGAGATGAAGAAGATAAGTCGGTTGGCGTTGGCTGTAATCCTGGCCCTGTCCGTTGGTCTGGCCGTTTCGGGATGTTCCCGGAAAAAGGTGGTATCCGAGGCCGGGCCCGCTGCGCCGGCTCCGGTTGTTGTAACCCCGGACAGTGGTGACACCGGCGGCATGGCGGCCACAGAGGAACCCCTTGACTCCACCGGGCCTGCAGTGCTTGCCGGCGCCCAGACCATTCTTGAGGGCAGGACCTCGGCTCCGTTGCTGCCGGTTTATTTTGATTTTGATAAGTCGAATATCCGGGCCGACCAGGTTGAGCGGATTAAGCAGAATGGTGCTTTTCTGCAGTCGAACCCCGCAACCGCTGTCCGGATCGAGGGCAACTGCGACGAGCGGGGCACCAATGAGTACAATGCGGCCCTGGGTGAACGGCGGGCCTTGAGCGCCAAGAAATACCTGGTCAACCTCGGGGTTTCCGCCGGCCGGCTGACGACCATCAGCTATGGCGAGGAAAGGCCGTTGTTGCACGGCCATGACGAGTTGTCCTGGGCCCAGAACCGGCGGGCCGATTTTGTAATTAACCGGTAAGACGGTTGGGTGGCGGGAAGCCGGACCAGGTTGTCGGGATCTCCTGATTCGGCTGTTCCCTTGTTGTTGGGGTAATGGACCTGTAAGCAACCGGGGTGGGACAGTCGCATTGACTTCTCATCCCGGTTTTTTTATGTGTTTTATTATAATTTTGACATGTGAGGTGTGAGGTTATGAATAGAATGAAAGTGTGGGCGGTAATGGTCGTTGTCTTGCTGTTGGCGGTACAGACCGTCTCCAGTGAGGCCCTGGCCGGTGACGAGAAAACAGTGACCATTGCAACCGTCAAGCTCAAGGAGGTCCTGACCAGGACGCCCGGGGCAAAAGAGGCGCGGGCAGCGGCGAACAAGATCGTTAATGCCAAAAAGGCTGCATATGAAAAGGAGTTCAACAAGGATTCAAAGGAACTTGAGGAATTGCAGGCGCAGATCAACAGCGCGGTCTTGAGTGCGGAAGCACGAGAGAAAATGATTGTCGAGTTCCGGAAAAAGGGCGCGGTCCTGCAGCAGAAAGTAAGACTTGCCCAGGTGGAACTGGACAAGCTGGACCAGCAGGCCATGGAGCCGGTCCTGGCGGAACTCCATGCGGCGTTGGCCGGGATTGGCAAGGAACACGGATTTACCTTGATCCTTGAGAATTCGCGCACCGGGCTGGAGTCGCCCCATGGTCTGCTTTACGCGGATGAATCCATCGATATCACCGACCTGGTCGTCGAGGCCCTGGCGGCGCGGCTCGCCGGGATCAAGAAATAACGGTCGCAATCCGGCTGGAAGCCGGCCGGGCCGGAGAGATCCGGGGATGAGGATAATCGCGGCACAAGCGTCCGGCCGTTACCAGGCGATTCCCCCTTGGCCGCGCCGTCAGGGATGATCTTCCGGGTGCAGCCGCCAGACGAAGATATTGGCGGCAATCTCATCGGCCAGCGCCAGTTCGGTGTTGCCGAACTTGATACAGATTGTCGGGCTGTTCCGGTGCACGGTGAGCACCACCCCGGGATGGAGGCCAAAAGAGATCAACTGGTGGAAGTTTGAATGGGTGATCGGCTTGATGTAGGTTATCTTGCCGCGTTCCCCCGCCTTTAGTTCGGACAGGCTGACCACGGCCCGGTCCACCACTGTCAACCCCTTGGTGCAGCAACGGCCCCTGGGGATCGGCTTGCCGTCCGGGCAGACCTCCGGGTGCCCCAGCAGGGTGCAGATGGATTCCTCCACCTCCGGCTGGAGGCAGTGTTCAACCTTGCAGGCCACCTCTTCCATGTCCGAGTTTCTCAACTGGAGGATGCTGGACAGCAGGACCTCGGCCAGCCGGTGTCTCCGGACCAGCCCCGCGGCAATAACCTTGCCCGCTTCGGTCAGGTGGATATCGTTATCCTGGCGATGGATCAGCCCCTCCTGCTGGAGGGTGAGCAGGTCCTGGTCCGCAATCTCCACCGGGCAGTTCTTCTTGATCTCTTCCAGCCCGGGTTTCCGATATTCGTTGCTGACCCAGACCGCCTCCAGGATTTCTTCAAGTTCCTCTCGCAACATGTTCTTTACTCCTCAGGAAAAGGTGATTCCCAACAGCCGGCAGGCGTGGTTAAGCAGGGTGCCAGCGGTAATGGCGTAGATGAGCACGGCGGTGACAATTATCGTCGCGACCCTGGCGCCCCGTTCCTTGAACAGTACGATAATCGCATTCATGCAGGGGGTGAGAAAGGTCATCACCAGCAGGTTGACCACCAGCTGGCGGTTGGTGTACACGTTGTGCAGATGTTCCAGTTCGGCGGCCCCGCTTTCCCGCCTGATAATGGTCTTGATGAACACCTGAACGCTTTTCTCCGGCAGGCCCATCATGGTTGTAACCAGCGGCCGGGCCGCCCGTTCCAGCATCTCAAGGCCGCCCATCCGCTGGAACAGAAAGACCACCAGGGAGGCCAGGATAAATATCGGTACCGTCTCTATCATGAAAAAATAGGTTTTGCGGGCCGCATTCTTGACAACCATGGTCAGTTTAGGGACCCGCAACGGCGGGATCTCCATGAGGAACGGGGAACGGGTCCCGGGCAGGATCTTGTTCAGGATAAAGCCGGCAATAAAGACCTGGGCGAGAAGTAAGCCGAATACGGTCAGGGAGGCGGAGACCGGCATCCGGCCCAGGATAATCAGCATCACCGCGATCAGCGGGGCGCAGGGTATGCCCAGCAGCAGCAGCAGGGTGGCGATGATCCGTTCCTTGTTCGAACCGAGCATCCGGGTGGTGAGGATGGCCATGGTGACACAGGAAAAACCCATGATCAGCGGGATGACCCCCTTGCCGTTCAGCCCCATTTTCTGAAAGATTTTGTTGAGCAGGATCGACAGCCGGGGCAGATAGCCCGAGTCCTGCAGGATTCCAAAGGCGATGTAGAAACAGAAGAATACCGGCAGCACCAGACCAAGGGCCAGGAATACGCCGGTGGGCAGGATGCCGAAGTCGGGATCCACGATCATGTCCCGGATAAATGCACTGGGGATCGGGGCGACCAGTTTCACCGTGAGCGGGATCAGGAATTTTTCGAACAGGGTGGCGTTGATGGTATCCACCACCAGGGTGGCGGCAAAGGAGCCGACAAAGAGATACATTGCCGCCACCACCGCCATGGCAATGGGGATGCCGGTATGCAACTGGGTGCACCAGTCGCCCATGGTGACCAGAAACGGGTTCCTGGTGGGCGGCCTAACCTGTTGGATCTCCCGGGCCACCTGTTCCGCCCTGTTGTTATAAAGGGTGCTGACCAGAATCCGGAATCCTTCGGGATCCTGCCGGCGATGGGCCGCGGCAAGTTCCTTCAGCTCGACCAGGGTCGCTTCATCATAGCGGCGGGCCAGATAGCGCTCTATTTCCCGGTCTTCGGTAAGGAGTAACAGACCGATGCCCCGGGGCGAGATGGCCGGGCCATCGAGGCGGGCGGCAACCTTTTCAAAAAAATCCTCCACCCAATCCGGATATGTGACCCGGGCGGTGGCTGGCCGCATTTCCTTTAGTGCCGCCAGCAGCGAGCGGAGGCCGACACCCTCCTTGGCAATGGTGGCGCATATTTCGATTCCAAGGATCCGGCTGAGCCGGTTGAAGTCGATCTCCACCCCGCGGGAAGATGCCTCGTCAACCATGTTGACGGCCAGCAGCATGGGCAGGCCGTACTCGGCGTATTGAAAGGCAATGGCCAGGGACCTGGTGATGTTCTTGGCGTCAGCCACCAGGATAACCCCCTGGGCCGGCGCCGGGTCAGCGGGTGAGAGTAGAATGTCCCGGGAGACAAGCTCGTCCTCGTTCTGGGAAAAGATGGAGCATATGCCCGGGGTAAGAAAAAGGGTCTGGCCGGTATCCTTGATCAGCCCCTTTTTGATCGATACCGTGGTGCCGGGGAAGTGAACGGTTGTGATCTCCCGGCAGAGCTGGCGAAACAGGGTGGACTTGCCCACGTTCATGTTGCCGACCAGGACAAGGCCGGGTTGTTCCCGGGCCGGGCCTGGTCCCTGGGCGCAACATTTTTGTTCATGATTGGGGAGGTTCATTGCAATGGCATTTCTTGTTATGGTGAAACAGGCCGTGGTTGCCGGGGTAGTGCGGGGGTAGCGGGTCTTATACCAGTTGAGCGAGAACTGAACTGAGTCCATTTCCGCCGGGTCCGGTTGTTTGATCGCGGAGCCAAGATAGCGTTCTTTTCCTGCAAAGTCAAAATATTTTTTTGGAGACCGAATCAATTTCGGAGCCCCTAATCTTTTCCGGTAAAAAAACCGTTGCCAGTGAACGGGCGCTGGCAGACGCAGGCAACGGTTGCCGCCGGAACAGCCTGTTGTCAGGGGTGTTGACATGGTTGTGGTTGTAAATCCGCATCGCCTGGTGTATGTCCATAGCAGGTTGAGGCGGGACGCTGCGGACGAATCGCTGCCCGGCGCCTATGGTGCGTTGCGGCGATCACGGGCATCGCGGCCGCGGTCTTTCCGCATCCCATACTTTTGTGGAATTTTCCGTAACTCGCACCGTACATCCCGTGGGTGGCTGGTGTTGCGGAGTTGATCCATCGGAATCAGAGGGAGTTTTGTATGAACAGGCCGTTGAGCATGACCGGGTTTGGCCGCGGCGAGAGCAGTGGTGACGGCAGAACATGGGTGGTCGAATTACGTTCCGTCAATCACCGTTTTCTGGATGTCAAAATCAGGATGCCCTGGAAATATGCCGCTCTTGAGGAGAGGGTCAAGCGGGAGCTTGGCCGTTACTACGGCCGCGGTCATATCGATCTGACGGTCAGTAGCAACGGTGATGGCGGTGCGGGAGTCCGTCTCGAGGCAAATCTGCCCCTGGCCCGGGAATACCATAACTGCCTGAAGCAGATTCATCAGGATCTGCAACTGACCGGGGCCCCGGACCTGGCGATGGTGCTCTCCTGTCGGGACGTGATCGGACCGGCCGCCGAGGTTGAGGAAGATCTGGACAGGGCCTGGTCCTTTATCGGTGAAGCGCTCAACAGGGCGCTCAAAGACGCGCTGGCGATGCGGGAGAAGGAGGGCCGGACATTGAAGGCCGATCTTCTCGGCCGTCTCGAAACCTTTGCCGGAACCGTGGAAAGAGTGGAACTGGCGGTCCCGGATATCAACCGGAAAAGGCAGGAAAGCCTGAAAGAACGGCTTGACAATCTCCTGCAAGGCGTTGATATTGACCCGGTGCGATTGGCGCAGGAGGCGGCGGTCCTGGTCGATAAGTCGGATATTACCGAAGAGATGGTCCGGCTCCGCAGTCATATGGAGCAGTTTGCCGGGATGCTGGCCGCGGCCGAACCAATCGGCCGAAAGCTTGATTTTCTGATCCAGGAGTTTTTGCGGGAGATCAACACCATGGTCTCGAAAATCGGCAATGCCGCCGTGGCCCATCATATAGTTGATCTCAAGAACGAGTTGGAGAAGATGCGCGAGCAGATTCAAAACCTGGAATAATTTTGAGCCGGGGGGTGTTATGGACGGCAGGATGATTAACGTGGGCTTTGGCAACACGGTTGTTGCCAGACGTATTCTGGCCATTGTTTCTCCCCATTCTTCCCCGATGCGCAAGCTCAAGGATGAGGCCAGGAAGACCGGTCGCCTTATTGATGTCACCGAGGGGCGGCGGACCAGATCGATTATTATCCTGGACAGCAACCATGTGATCCTTTCTTCGGTGCAGCGGGAGACCCTGACCCAGCGGTTCATGCCGGCAATCATCGACCAACGCGCCATTGAGGAAGGGCAGGAGAGTTGATGCGGGGCGAGTTGTTCATCATCTCGGCGCCGTCCGGCGCCGGCAAGACCACCCTGTTGAAAAAGGTGATGGCCGGGCTGCCCGGGCTGGCCTTTTCGGTTTCCCACACCACCCGGCCCCCCCGGGCCGGGGAAAAGAACGGGGTTGACTATCATTTCGTCGGCCGTGAGACCTTCCGGACGATGCGGGATTCCGGAGAGTTTCTGGAGTGGGCCGAGGTCCATGGAAACTTTTACGGCACCAGCCGTCAGGCAGTGGAGGCCGGTCTGGCCCGGGGACTCGACGTGGTTCTGGACATCGATGTCCAGGGGGCGCGGCAGATATGGGAAGTGATTGACGACTGCTGCTCGATCTTCATTGCCCCGCCGTCAATGGCGGAACTCAGGCGTCGCCTGACCGGACGGTCCACGGATCCGCCCGAAACGATTGAGCTGAGGATAAAAAACGCGCAGCAGGAGATGGCGGCCCTGGACCGGTACCAGTATCTGATCGTCAACGATGACCTGGATACGGCGGCCGAGGTACTCCGTTCGGTGATCATTGCCCAGCGGAGCCGCAAACGCCGTTCTCCTGCCGGCTTTGCCCTGTCCCTTTCTTTTACGGATCAGGATCATGGATAAGAAGGCCCGGCGGGCTGAACCGGAAAAAGAGTCAGGCTACGAGTTGCTCTGGGGTGTCCACCCTGTCCTTGAGATGCTGCGGGACAATCCGCAGCGGGTTAGCGAGATTACCATCCATCGTTCCAGGTCCGGCCCCAGGATCCAGGAGATTATCGATCTGGCCAGGGGAGCAGGGATCAAGCTCCGCTTCGATACCCCCCGGGGGAAGGGACCGGCGGGAGATATCGATGGCAAGGGCCGCCAGGGGGTAATCGCCAGGGTGCTCCCCTTTGCCCTCCTTTCCCTGGACGGCCTGATCGAACGGCTGCGGTCCGTTGACGGGACACCGCTGCTTCTGGCCCTTGATACCATCCAGGATCCCCATAATCTCGGGGCGATCATTCGTACCGCACTGGCTGCCGGCGCCCATGGAGTAATCATTACCAGGGAACGTTCGGCCCCGTTGTCCGGTACCGTTGCCAAGGCCTCGGCCGGAGCGGTTGCCCGCATGGATATCTGCCGGGTTACCAATCTGGTCACCACCCTGAAACGGTTGCAGAAGGAGGGGATCTGGGTATTCGGCACGGTAAAGGATGGACCGTTGACCATCCATCAGGCCGAGTTTACCCGGCCGCTCTGCCTGGTGGTCGGCGGCGAGGGCAAGGGTATCCGGCCGCTGGTGCGGGAGCAGTGCGACTACCTGGTCACCATTCCCATGCAGGGCCGGCTCGATTCGCTGAACAGCTCGGTGGCCGCCGCGGTCTCCCTGT
This window contains:
- a CDS encoding ferrous iron transporter B, giving the protein MDSVQFSLNWYKTRYPRTTPATTACFTITRNAIAMNLPNHEQKCCAQGPGPAREQPGLVLVGNMNVGKSTLFRQLCREITTVHFPGTTVSIKKGLIKDTGQTLFLTPGICSIFSQNEDELVSRDILLSPADPAPAQGVILVADAKNITRSLAIAFQYAEYGLPMLLAVNMVDEASSRGVEIDFNRLSRILGIEICATIAKEGVGLRSLLAALKEMRPATARVTYPDWVEDFFEKVAARLDGPAISPRGIGLLLLTEDREIERYLARRYDEATLVELKELAAAHRRQDPEGFRILVSTLYNNRAEQVAREIQQVRPPTRNPFLVTMGDWCTQLHTGIPIAMAVVAAMYLFVGSFAATLVVDTINATLFEKFLIPLTVKLVAPIPSAFIRDMIVDPDFGILPTGVFLALGLVLPVFFCFYIAFGILQDSGYLPRLSILLNKIFQKMGLNGKGVIPLIMGFSCVTMAILTTRMLGSNKERIIATLLLLLGIPCAPLIAVMLIILGRMPVSASLTVFGLLLAQVFIAGFILNKILPGTRSPFLMEIPPLRVPKLTMVVKNAARKTYFFMIETVPIFILASLVVFLFQRMGGLEMLERAARPLVTTMMGLPEKSVQVFIKTIIRRESGAAELEHLHNVYTNRQLVVNLLVMTFLTPCMNAIIVLFKERGARVATIIVTAVLIYAITAGTLLNHACRLLGITFS
- a CDS encoding metal-dependent transcriptional regulator, encoding MLREELEEILEAVWVSNEYRKPGLEEIKKNCPVEIADQDLLTLQQEGLIHRQDNDIHLTEAGKVIAAGLVRRHRLAEVLLSSILQLRNSDMEEVACKVEHCLQPEVEESICTLLGHPEVCPDGKPIPRGRCCTKGLTVVDRAVVSLSELKAGERGKITYIKPITHSNFHQLISFGLHPGVVLTVHRNSPTICIKFGNTELALADEIAANIFVWRLHPEDHP
- the gmk gene encoding guanylate kinase; the encoded protein is MRGELFIISAPSGAGKTTLLKKVMAGLPGLAFSVSHTTRPPRAGEKNGVDYHFVGRETFRTMRDSGEFLEWAEVHGNFYGTSRQAVEAGLARGLDVVLDIDVQGARQIWEVIDDCCSIFIAPPSMAELRRRLTGRSTDPPETIELRIKNAQQEMAALDRYQYLIVNDDLDTAAEVLRSVIIAQRSRKRRSPAGFALSLSFTDQDHG
- the pal gene encoding peptidoglycan-associated lipoprotein Pal; the protein is MKKISRLALAVILALSVGLAVSGCSRKKVVSEAGPAAPAPVVVTPDSGDTGGMAATEEPLDSTGPAVLAGAQTILEGRTSAPLLPVYFDFDKSNIRADQVERIKQNGAFLQSNPATAVRIEGNCDERGTNEYNAALGERRALSAKKYLVNLGVSAGRLTTISYGEERPLLHGHDELSWAQNRRADFVINR
- a CDS encoding YicC family protein, encoding MNRPLSMTGFGRGESSGDGRTWVVELRSVNHRFLDVKIRMPWKYAALEERVKRELGRYYGRGHIDLTVSSNGDGGAGVRLEANLPLAREYHNCLKQIHQDLQLTGAPDLAMVLSCRDVIGPAAEVEEDLDRAWSFIGEALNRALKDALAMREKEGRTLKADLLGRLETFAGTVERVELAVPDINRKRQESLKERLDNLLQGVDIDPVRLAQEAAVLVDKSDITEEMVRLRSHMEQFAGMLAAAEPIGRKLDFLIQEFLREINTMVSKIGNAAVAHHIVDLKNELEKMREQIQNLE
- a CDS encoding DUF370 domain-containing protein, with protein sequence MDGRMINVGFGNTVVARRILAIVSPHSSPMRKLKDEARKTGRLIDVTEGRRTRSIIILDSNHVILSSVQRETLTQRFMPAIIDQRAIEEGQES
- a CDS encoding OmpH family outer membrane protein — protein: MNRMKVWAVMVVVLLLAVQTVSSEALAGDEKTVTIATVKLKEVLTRTPGAKEARAAANKIVNAKKAAYEKEFNKDSKELEELQAQINSAVLSAEAREKMIVEFRKKGAVLQQKVRLAQVELDKLDQQAMEPVLAELHAALAGIGKEHGFTLILENSRTGLESPHGLLYADESIDITDLVVEALAARLAGIKK